Proteins encoded in a region of the Ziziphus jujuba cultivar Dongzao chromosome 3, ASM3175591v1 genome:
- the LOC112492277 gene encoding elongation factor 1-alpha yields MDAADYPKERSDEIVEPTSPDPKKLDKYLTKIPSVPFLGSEGDNLIETSNNLLWYPTFDEAPDQIQVPNGGKSIKSAVMKRGKKLKAAMVDGGKKFATAMVNGSQKSWVAIVKGGKKFGPPCINACAVGGVQVAVALATS; encoded by the coding sequence ATGGATGCGGCCGATTACCCAAAGGAGAGGTCTGACGAAATTGTGGAGCCAACCTCTCCGGACCCGAAGAAGCTTGACAAGTATCTGACCAAGATCCCTTCCGTTCCCTTCTTAGGTTCAGAAGGGGACAACCTGATTGAGACGTCGAATAACCTTCTCTGGTACCCAACTTTCGATGAAGCACCTGACCAGATTCAAGTTCCTAATGGAGGTAAGAGCATCAAGTCTGCTGTCATGAAGAGAGGCAAGAAACTTAAGGCTGCTATGGTCGATGGAGGTAAAAAATTTGCGACTGCTATGGTTAATGGAAGTCAGAAATCTTGGGTTGCTATAGTTAAAGGAGGTAAGAAATTTGGGCCTCCATGTATTAATGCATGTGCTGTAGGAGGGGTCCAGGTTGCTGTGGCTCTGGCAACTAGTTGA